Within Thermococcus celer Vu 13 = JCM 8558, the genomic segment AAAGATAACGGGAAAGCACGGCTACTCCGTGGAGGTTCAGCTCTCCTTCGATGAGGTTGACCCGGACGAGTTCGATGCCCTCGTTCTGCCCGGCGGTAGGGCGCCCGAGGTGGTCAGGCTCAACGAGAAGGCGGTTGCGATAGTCAGGGCTATGTTCGAGGCCGGAAAGCCGGTTGCGAGCATCTGCCACGGGCCGCAGGTTCTCATCTCCGCGGGAGTGCTGAAGGGGAGGAAGGGAACGAGTACGATAAC encodes:
- the pfpI gene encoding deglycase PfpI; the protein is MKVLFLSADGFEDLELIYPLHRLKEEGHEVYVASFERGKITGKHGYSVEVQLSFDEVDPDEFDALVLPGGRAPEVVRLNEKAVAIVRAMFEAGKPVASICHGPQVLISAGVLKGRKGTSTITIRDDVINAGAEWVNEEVVVDGNWVSSRHPGDLHAWMREFVRLLR